In Salmo salar chromosome ssa14, Ssal_v3.1, whole genome shotgun sequence, the sequence TCTAACAGCCTCTACCAGCTGTAACAGGGTCGTGTGACTCAATAACAATAAAGATGAACAAATCGTCATTGTTTTGTTGGCAGATTCACAGACTACTGTTTGTTCCTCGCCAATTGGGCACAGCAtcagtggcaggcaggcaggacacTCAACCATCTGCAAACATCACTGGTGCTAAAAATAGaagatggaaagggagagagaggaggagaaagagaaaaagacagagagagggtgtgtgtgtgtgtgtttggttttactatccttggaGAGAcaagaagtcctcacaaggatagtaaaaacaaagaaaatgcTGACAAGTGGGAACATTTCgccagtccccacaaggaaagGGGCTATTTTaaatttaggggttagggttaagggttaggtttaaggtttagggttaggtttaaggtttaggggttaggattaaggtttaGGCTTAGgattaaggtttagggttaggttgagggtttagggaaaataggattttaaagGTGAATTAATTGTTTGGTCCCTACAACAATAGTCAAAcaaacgcgtgtgtgtgtgtgtgtgtagttaagtGCAGCAGTAAAAACATTGGCATCAGTCAGTTAAACCCCtacccccctttccctctcttcctgagAAAGACTCAGTACACCCTGGTTCACTTACTGAACACCTGTGTATCAGAATGCTGTAATAACAACTGTGTTTCTCGAGGAACTGATGTGCTTCCAGTCACAGTAAAACTCAGATTAGAATGGGAGACTGGATTCCTGTCACAGTTAAACTAAAATTAGATTAGCAGACTGGATTCCTGTCACAGTTAAACTAAGATTAGATTACATTAGAGTGGGAGGCTGGATGTCCAAGCAGGGACACTATAGTCTACTACGATAGCTAGTCAGTCCCCAGCCTTTCCCAGTCATGCTACACACATTTTAGGACTGTTAGACGTAGGAAACAGGAGGACTACTAGACGTAGGAAACAGAGGAGGACTGTTAGACGTAGGAAACAGAGGAGGACTATTAGACGTTGGAAACAGAGGACTGTTAGACGTAGGAAACAGAGGACTATTAGACGTAGGAAACAGAGAAGGATTATTAGACGTAGGAAACAGGAGGATTATTAGACGAAGGAAACAGAGGAGGACAACTagacagaggaaacagaggaGGATTATTAGACGTAGGAAACAGGAGGACTACTAGACGTAGGAAACAGGAGGACTACTAGATGTAGGAAACAGAGGAGGATTATTAGACGAAGGAAATAGAGGAGGATTATTAGACGTAGGAAACAGAGGAGGATTATTAGACGTAGGAAACAGAGGAGGATTATTAGATGTAGGAAAcagagggggactattagacgtaggaaacagagggggactattagacgtagGAAAAAGAGGAGGATTATTAGATGTAGGAAAcagagggggactattagacgtaggaaacagagggggactattagacgtagGAAACAGAAAGGGACTATTAGACATAGGAAACCGAGAGGGACTACTAGACGTGGGAAACAGAGGACTATTAGACGTGGGAAACAGAGAGGGACTATTAGACGTAGGAAACAGAGGGGGACTACTAGACGTGGGAAACAGAGGAGGACTATTAGACGTGGGAAACAGAGAGGGACTACTAGACGTGGGAAACAGAGGAGGACTATTAGACGTAGGCAGCAGGTGTTGATGAGATGTAATTTTAAGTGATTGGAGCGCCCTTCGTGATGCTGATAGGACAGTGCCAGGATGGTGCAGTGATGTTACAGAAGTTGAACCAAATTGTGGTGCTGAAGGATGGCTGAAGGATGGCTGAAGGACAGCTGAAGGATCACTGAAGGATGGTTCTGCCATTCGGACAGTTCAGGAACAAACAACAATAatttgcagtaggcctataatctAATAGACCCAAGACTATGGGATATAGATATTTTGTAGACTGTAGCCTTGTGTATATACTAATACATATGCTGTAGCTTAACCATGGCCCTGTTTGCGAGGATTGTGAGAAGGTATTTCATTGCATTGTGTAGTTTACACATAAATACACTTTTGAGTTGATTAGCTTGAACACATGGTTACAATATACCCTATTACAGAATCAAAGAAAACAGAGGTGAACTCTTCATCGATTTCATATCATTTATTTGCATAGCTCAAAACATGCTATCAAATCAATTGATCAAGTAGTGGACATAAATCACGACAACATAAAATTGCAGGTAATTCGTTTTAAAAcagccattaaaaaaaaaatcaagctTTTGGTGATGTATATTCATGCATGTCAATATTAACTATAACTTTACATGCATTATTACCTCCAACTTGGCCCAATTCACATTTCCAATTTCCCACCCCAACATACCAAGCTAGAACGGGCACTGTGGCTCAACCAATAGCCAATATAGGATAAATATTCCAAGCAAGGCTACAGAAACTTCCAGAGATGGTCAGGCTCCCTGGGGGCTTAGCGgttccgtgtggctcagttggtagagcatggtgtttgcaacgccagggttgtgggttcgattcccacgggggaccagtacggaaaaaatttatgaaatgtatgcactcactactgtaagtcgctctggataagagcgtctgctaaatgactaaaatgtaaaaaaatggtgGCCACTCTGATTTGGGTGTCCTCGGCAGAACTGTCGCCGTACCAAGTGGTCACATGTCGTTCTGGGTTCCACTGTGCAAGAGGGTTTCTGTGGAATTTTTATGAACATCAAGGAAGAGACAGGGTGAATTTTACTTCACATAGCCTATAGTTGTTTATCATTCTGTCCCCCACCAGGGAGAAGACAGGGAAGAAAccaccatttatttatttatctatagGCTGCTGCTATACATATTGATTTGGTTTGTCATTCTATCATTTTTTCCCCCATGGAATTTTTGTAGTAATTAAATATAATTTACTTAGAAGTTACCAGAATGAATTTTTCAGAAATAGTTTTTATCAgatctgtggcggtcctcatgagagccagtttcatcatagagcttgatggtttttgtgactgcacttgaagaaacgttcaaagtttttGAACATTTCTGCATTAAcgtaccttcatgtcttaaagtaatgatggactgtcgtttctctttgcttatttgagctgttcttgacataatatggacttggtcttttaccaaatagggctatcttctgtataccacccctaccttgtcacaacacaactgattggctcaaacgcattaagaaggaaagaaattccttcacttaacaaggcacacctgttaattgaaatgcattccaggtgactacctcatgaaatatatagatgtactattgtaaagtggttgttccactggatatcataaggtgaatgcaccaatttgtaagtcgctctggataagagcgtctgctaaatgacgtaaatgtaaatgtaaatgtacacacaataccccataatgacatcacaataccccataatgacatcacaataccccataatgacatcacaataccccataatgacaggttTTTGGCCATTTTTGCAAACTtcaatatcacatttccataagtattcagaccctttactcagtactttgttgaagcacctttggcagcgattacagcctcgagtcttcttgggtatgacgctacaagcttggcacacctatatttggggagtttctcccattcttctctgcagatcctctcaagctctgtcaggttggatggggagcgtcgctgcacagctattttcaggtctctctagagatgttcgatcgggttcaagtccgggctctggctgggccattcaaggacattcagagacttgtcccgaagccactcctctgttgtcttggctatgtgcttaggatcgttgtcctgttagaaggtgaaccttcgacccagtctgaggtcctgagcgctctggagcaggttttcaccacaaatctctctgtactttgctctgttcatctttcccttgatcctgactagtctcccagtccctgccgctgaaaaaataccaacagcatgatgctgcaaccaccatgcttcaccgtagggatggtgccaggtttcctccagaaaagttcaatcttggtttcatcagaccagagaatcttgtttctcatggtctgagagtctttaggtgccttttggtaaactccaagcaggctgtcatgtgccttttactgaggagtggcttccgtctggccactctaccataaaggcctgattggtggagtgctgcagagatggttgtccttctagaagtttctcccttctccacagaggaactctggagctctgtcagagtgaccatcaggttcttgctcacctccctgaccaaggcccttctcccccgattgctcagtttggccgggcggccagctctaggaagagtcttggtggttccaaacttcttccatttaagaatgatggaggccactgtgttcttggggaccttcaatggtgcagaaatgttttggtacccttccccagatctgtgcctcgacacaatcctgtctcggagctctacggacaattcctttgacctcatggcttggtttttactctgacatgcactgtcaactgtgggaccttatatagacaggtgtgtgcctttccaaatcatgtccaatcaattgaatttaccacaggtggactccaatcaagttgtagaaacatttcaaggatgatcaatggaaacaggatgcacctgagctcaattttgagtctcatagtaaagggtctgaatacttacgtaaataaggtatttctattttatgttttgcaaaaatgtatagaaacctgttttcgctttgtcattatggggtattgtgtgtagattgatgtgggggaaaacattatttaatcaattttagaataaggctgtaacgtaacaaaatgtggaaaaagtgaaggggtctgaatactttccgaaggccctGTATGGTGTAAATGCGTTCAtatattaataaaatatttattgGGGTTACTAATGGGGTGATAGGCTATTGTTGAGAAAAGGCTTCCGCATCGTCTAGCCCCTCCCTCGAGCCGCCCATGGGTTTGGTCGATATATATGGTACCAGTCTCCACCACCATGGAGACATCAGTCTTCAACAACAGACAGTTCATGGATCCATCCACCGTCAGTCTTCAGAACAGACAGTTCATGCACTTAACAGCCTTGCTGCCGTAGTCCAGACACTCCGGGCCGATGCACTGACAACAGGCGTTGTGAAACCAGCGGTACTTCGACCCTCCCATCGACTCACAGTATAGTTTACACTGGCGGATTGATACGCAGTCATCAAAGTAGACCACCATACACATGTTAtctgggggagaaggggaggagggatacagagagaaaaTAGAACACAGGTCAGTTATCTTAGTAACTGCATCTTTAACACAGAACTAGTATTCCAGTAATCCCATGTAGACATATTTAAAGCTGTTCCAGTAATCCCATGTAGACATATTTAAAGCCGTTCCAGTAATCCCATGTAGACATATTTAAAGCCGTTCCAGTAATCCCATGTAGACATATTTAAAGCCGTTCCAGTAATCCCATGTAGACATATTTAAAGCCGTAGTTAGTAGCTACCTGCAAAAAGCAGTCATATTTAACCCTCAATGTTTTCATTACTGAGGACAATGGGTGTTCTGGGGTACATCCCACATGGCAcccactctggtgtgtgtgtgtatatatatatatatctcagttgtgtgtgtatagatagatagatagatagatagatagatagatagatagatagatagatagatagatagatagatagatagatagatagatagatagatagatagatagatagatagatagatagatagatagatagatagatagtatagatagatagatagatagatagatagatagatagatagatagatagatagatagatagatagatagatagatagatagatacagtagatagatagatatagatacagtagatagatagatatagatacagtagatagatacatagatagatagatagatagatagatagatagatagatagatagatagatagatagatagatagatagatagatagatagatagatagatagatagatagatagatagatagatagatagatagatatctcagttgctagagagagagaaaatatacaCTCTCAATTAACCCAGACAGTCCAAACCAGtcagaaaaggaggagagagagagagagagagagagagagagagtgggagagagagagagagagagagagaaggtcaaGCGTTTACCATCACCACAGACTGAACAGACCATCCTCTCAGCTGTATCAGACATGGTGTTTGTTCTATAGTGGAAACTAACAGCTCTTCTATTTTGCCTTCCTGTGTTTTACTAGCACAGTTACAACGTGGTCTAAACAGACAGTTTTACGTTGACATACATGACTCTCCTTGGATCTACCACTGAAAGGAATATCAGCAATCTCTGTTACGTCATATTGTTCACAGTCtaatctttctatttctatggttctaCAGTCTAATTAATATATTTCTGTGGTTCTACAGACTAAttaatatatttctatggttCCACAGTCtaatctttctatttctatggttctaCAGTCTAATTAATATATGTCTGTGGTTCTACAGTCTAATTAATATATTTCTGTGGTTCTACAGTCTAATTAATATATTTATATGGTTCCACAGTCTAATTAATATATTTCTGTGGTTCCACAGTCTAATCTTTCTATTTCTGTGGTTCTACAGTCTAATTAATATACTTCTATGGTTCCACAGTCTAATCTTTCTATTTCAATGGTTCCACAGTCTAATCTTTCTATTTCTGTGGTTCTACAGTCTAAttaatatatttctatggttCCACAGTCTAATCTTTCTATTTCTGTGGTTCTACAGTCTAATTAATATATTTCTGTGGTTCTACAGTCTAATTAATATATTTCTGTGGTTCTACAGTCTAAttaatatatttctatggttCCACAGTCTAATCTTTCTATTTCTGTGGTTCTACAGTCTAATTAATATATTTATGTGGTTCTATGGTCTAAttaatatatttctatggttCCACAGTCtaatctttctatttctatggttctaCAGTCTAATTAATATATTTCTGTGGTTCTACAGTCTAATTAATATATTTCTGTGGTTCTACAGTCTAAttaatatatttctatggttCCACAGTCtaatctttctatttctatggttctaCAGTCTAAttaatatatttctatggttCCACAGTCtaatctttctatttctatggttctaCAGTCTAAttaatatatttctatggttCCACAGTCTAATCTTTCTATTTCTGTGGTTCTACAGTCTAATTAATATATTTATGTGGTTCTACAGTCtaatctttctatttctatggttctaCAGTCTAATTAATATATTTCTGTGGTTCTACAGTCTAATTAATATATTTCTGTGGTTCTACAGTCTAAttaatatatttctatggttCTACAGTCTAATTAATATATGTCTGTGGTTCCACAGTCTAATTAATATATTTCTGTGGTTCCACAGTCTAATCGATCTATTTCTACGGTTCCTCTACCTTGAGTGTCGTATCTTGCGTGAATGCTGTTGCCGGGGATTGACATGTTCTGATGCTGGTCTTCAAGCGTCTCCAGGAAGGAGACCAGGTTCTCGTCGTGAGATAGTTCCTCGGCAACGGGGAAGGACACCACCATCATGTTGATAGGGTCGTCACCCTCCGTGAGGGCTCGGAACAACGAAGGGATTGGTCGATGGAGTTCCTCCACTGTGCTCTTAGAGGTGGCTGGAGTATCACTGTAGTTCTTAGGGTTACACAtccctgagagggagggagggagggaggagagagagagaaagggagggagggggagagagagagacagagaaagagggagggaggggagaaagacagagagagagagagagaaagatggaggagtgagaaagagagagaaagggagggagaggtagagaaagacagacagagagagagagaatgataataTATTTTAAAAGGTTTAGTGGTTTCTATGCAAGTAGTTCTGACCAAAATGATTTGATTAAAATTACAATTGTTTTATCTTTATGATATAGAGTAGCTGTTACTTCAGAGAAACATCAGATATGATTAGCCTAACATTGTAATGAGTCTAAGTGAATTAGATAAATCATTCAATGAGCAGCAGAGTTTGACGGAGGAATATTGGATTACAAACCAACCAATGGTAAAGACAGAGCCAAGACAGCTGTTTCAGATAAACCACCAAACacattacctccctccctccctccactcctccctccagtcctccctcccccctccctccactctctctcccttcactcctccctccctccactccccccctccctccactttctctccctgcctctctccactcctccatccctccctccctccactctctctccctccttctactcctccctccctccaccctcccttcatcctccctccctccctccctccctccctccctccctccctccctccctccctccctccctccctccctccctccctccctccctctatccactcctccctccctccctctactcctccctccctccactcctccctccctctactcctccctcccccctccactcctccctccctccttccactctctctccctccactcctccctccctccctccctccctccactcctccccctctccctccctccactctctctccctgcctctctccactcctccatccctccctccctccctccactctccctccctccttctactcctccctccctccctccactctccctccctccactctccctccctccctccccctccctcctctcctccctctatccactcctccctccctccctctactcctccctccctccactcctccctccctctactcctccttccctccctccactctccctccctccccccctccctccactcctcactccctccctccctcccaaataCAAACTTGGCTTCCCCTCTACCTCACCCTCATCAGTCAGCCCAAACCACTCACAGACATTGTCACACGCACACAGAATTACACACACATCAAAAACAGGTGCTGTTTCGCACTAGACTGGAAACATATTGGGAatggactccctccctccctccctccctccctccctccctccctccctccctccctccctccctccctccctccctccctccctccctccctccctccctccctccaagggGTTTTATctattagcatgggaaacatatgtaaaCATTGCCAGAGCAAGTGAAACCAtcataatctctctctcacacagcaatgctctcacaggactaagatcaaatcgtattacaccggctctgatgctcgttggatgtggcagggcttgcaaactacaaagggaagcacagccgagagctgcccagtgacacgagcctaccagatgagctaaactacttctatgctcgcttcgaggcaaataacactgaaacatgcatgagagcaccagctgttccggaagactgtgcgatcacgctctccgcagccgatgtgagtaagacctttaaacaggtcaacattcacaaggccgcggggccagacggaataccaggacgtgtactgcgagcatccactgactaactggcaagtgtcttcactgacattttcaacctctccctgtccgagtctgtaataacaacatgttttaagcagaacaccatagtgcctaggcacaagaacactaaggaaacctgcctaaatgactaccaacccgtagcactcatgtctgtagacatgaagtgctttgaaaggctggtcatggctcatatcaacaccattatcccagaaaccctagacccactccaatttgcataccgccctaacagatccacagatgatgcaatctctattgcactaaacactgccctttcccacctggacaaaaggaacacctatgtgagaatgctattcattgactacagctcagcgttcaacaccatagtgccctcaaagctcatcgctaagctaaggaccctgggactaaacacctccctcggcacctggatcctggacttcctgacggtccgcccccaggtggtaagggtaggtaacaatacatccgccacgctgatcctcaacacgtgggcccctcaggggtgcgtgctcagtcccctcctgtattcactcatgactgcatggccaggcacgactccaacaccatcattaagtttgcagacgacacaacagtggtaggcctgatcaccgacaacgacgagacagcctatagggagggaggtcagagacctggccgggtggtgccagaataacaacctatccctcaacgtaaccaagactaaggagatgattgtggactacagaaaaaggagcaccgagcactcccccattctcatcgacggggctgcagtggagcaggttgagagcttcaagttcctcggtgtccacatcaacaaacttAACTAAACTAACTCCTCAGTCCTCCAGTGTATTGGAACCCTGTTAAACTACAGGGCTATCCTCCTCAGTCCTCCAGTGTATTGTAACCCTGTTAAACTACAGGGCTATCCTCCTCAGTCCTCCAGTGTATTGTAACTCTGTTAAACTACAGGGCTATCCTCCTCAGTCCTCCAGTGTATTGTAACCCTGTTAAGCTACAGGGCTATCCTCCTCAGTCCTCCAGTGTATTGTAACTCTGTTAAGCTACAGGGCTATCCTCCTCAGTCCTCCAGTGTATTGTAACTCTGTTAAACTACAGGGCTATCCTCCTCAGTCCTCCACAGTGTATTGTAACACTGTTAAACTACAGGGCTATCCTCCTCAGTCCTCCACAGTGTATTGTAACACTGTTAAACTACAGGGCTATCCTCCTCAGTCCTCCACAGTGTATTGTAACACTGTTAAACAGGCCCACCCTAAAGCCATAGCTGCAACATCGGCAAGACATCTGTgtacgtgagtgtgtgtgcatgtgagttaaatcaaatttatttttttatatagcccttcgtacatcagctgatattctcaaagtgctgtacagaaacccagcctaaaaccccaaacagcaagcaaagcatgtgaaagaagcacggtggctaggaaaaactccctaggaaaaactccctagaaaggccaaaaacctaggaagaaacctagagaggaaccaggctatgaggggtggccagtcctcttctggctgtgcagggtggatattaaaacagaacatggtcaaaatgttaaaatgttaaaatgttcataaatgaccagcatggtcaaataataataatcatagtagttgtcgagggtgcaacaagcacgtccggtgaacaggtcagggttccatagccgcaggcagaacagttacatgcacgtgtgtgtgtatatgtgtatatgtgcgtgtgagtgcgtgtgtatgtgtgagtgcatatatatatatatatatatatatatatatatatatatatatatatatatatagttgaagtcggaagtttacatacaccttagccaaatacatttaaactcagtttttcacaattcctgacatttaatcctagtaaaaattccctgtcttatgtcagttaggatcaccactttattttaagaatgtgaaatgtcagaataatagtagagagaattatttatttcagcttttatttctttcatcacattcccagtgggtcagaagtgtacatacactcaattagtatttggtagcattgcctttaaattgtttaacttgggtcaaatgtttcgggtagccttccacaagcttcccacaataagttaggtgaattttagcccattccacctgacagagctggtgtaactgagtcaggtttgtaggcctccttgcctgcacacgctttttcagttctgcccacacattttctatagggttgaggtcagggctttgtgatggccactccaataccttgactttgttgtccttaagccattttgccacaactttggaagtatgcttggggtcattgtccatttggaagacccatttgcgaccaagctttaacttcctgactgatatattgaagcaacatctcaatatatccacatcattttcctgcctcatgatgccatctattttgtgaagtgcaccagtccctcctgcagcaaagcacccccacaacatgatgctgccacccccgttcttcacggatgggatggtgttcttcggcttgcaaggctcctcctttttccttcaaaggtaacgatggtcattacggccaaacagttcaatttttgttttatcagaccagaggacatttctcgaaaaagtacgatttttgtccccatgtgcagttgcaaaccgtagtctggcttttttatggcggttttggagcagtggcttcttccttgctgagcggcctttcaggttatgtcgatataggactcgttttactgtggatatagatacttttgtacctgtttcctccagcatcttcacaaggccctttgctgttgttctgggattgatttgcacttttcgcaccaaagtacgttcatctctaggacacagaacgcgtctccttcctgagtggtatgacggctgcgtggtcccatggagtttattgtactattgtttgtacagatgaaccttcaggcgtttggaaattgctcccaaggatgaaccagacttgtgaaggtctataatttttttcagaggtcttgggtgatttcttttgatttgtgtgtgtgtgtgt encodes:
- the LOC106569741 gene encoding twisted gastrulation protein homolog 1-A; the protein is MCNPKNYSDTPATSKSTVEELHRPIPSLFRALTEGDDPINMMVVSFPVAEELSHDENLVSFLETLEDQHQNMSIPGNSIHARYDTQDNMCMVVYFDDCVSIRQCKLYCESMGGSKYRWFHNACCQCIGPECLDYGSKAVKCMNCLF